From the genome of Scytonema hofmannii PCC 7110, one region includes:
- a CDS encoding NAD(P)/FAD-dependent oxidoreductase produces MQQASHPTVILGGGFAGLFTALNLSHQNYSHPIILIEQRDRFSFKPLLYELLSGELHSEQVYPRYKELLAGSRVIFVQDTVKSIHLHECKVTVASGKVFDYSNLVLALGGKTTYFNTPGAAEHTMPFTNGAEAIALRKHLRHRLHIALQTQDSERRRLLLTVAIIGAGPAGIELACTLADLLPIWYDELGGDAAEIRVVLVNRSREILKGDINSSLRCIAQRALKHRVIPVDFLFDAAVTKIQADSIEYRQHNQTRILQAGTIAWTAGTTPNPLLMELPISEERRDKRGRLVVTPTLQLPDFPEVFVAGDCAADSDNPQPPTAQVAYQQGIAIARNLQHFWEKKPTIPVQIQMRGTLMKLGLNEGVANLFNKVQIKGQPGHFIREATYLELLPTPGRNLKVTTEWLADKLFHRHRPFSHMQLGQTPWLSGVATVAAGLILSTPLIWRAAQPTQFQQTLSWTGVPTLLNQLAPPSR; encoded by the coding sequence ATGCAGCAAGCGTCTCATCCCACAGTCATCTTAGGTGGTGGCTTTGCTGGACTGTTTACAGCTCTAAACTTAAGCCATCAAAATTATTCACATCCAATTATTCTCATTGAGCAACGCGATCGCTTCAGTTTCAAACCGTTGTTGTATGAACTACTCAGTGGAGAACTCCATAGCGAGCAGGTTTATCCACGATACAAAGAGCTTTTAGCAGGGAGTCGTGTTATCTTTGTGCAAGACACGGTGAAATCGATTCATCTACATGAATGTAAAGTGACTGTAGCGTCTGGAAAGGTTTTTGACTACAGCAACTTAGTGCTAGCACTGGGCGGTAAAACAACTTACTTTAATACTCCTGGTGCAGCAGAGCATACAATGCCATTTACAAATGGTGCAGAAGCGATCGCTCTGCGAAAACACTTGCGACACCGACTGCATATAGCACTTCAAACTCAAGACTCAGAACGTCGGCGTTTGCTGCTCACCGTTGCCATTATTGGAGCAGGTCCCGCAGGCATAGAATTAGCGTGTACATTGGCAGATTTGTTACCTATCTGGTACGACGAGTTGGGCGGTGATGCAGCTGAAATTCGGGTTGTCTTAGTCAACCGCAGCCGTGAAATCCTCAAGGGAGACATCAACAGCAGTTTGCGTTGCATAGCACAAAGGGCGCTCAAACATCGTGTCATTCCCGTAGATTTCTTATTTGACGCAGCTGTCACAAAGATTCAGGCAGATAGTATAGAGTATCGGCAACACAACCAAACACGGATTTTACAGGCTGGAACAATTGCTTGGACTGCGGGTACCACTCCTAATCCTCTGTTGATGGAGTTACCAATCTCAGAAGAAAGGCGAGACAAACGAGGACGACTTGTAGTGACACCGACATTACAACTCCCTGATTTTCCAGAAGTCTTTGTGGCGGGAGACTGTGCAGCAGATAGCGACAATCCCCAACCACCTACAGCACAAGTTGCCTATCAACAAGGAATTGCGATCGCACGCAATCTCCAGCATTTCTGGGAAAAAAAACCTACCATTCCCGTGCAAATCCAAATGCGCGGTACATTGATGAAACTAGGACTCAACGAAGGTGTTGCCAACTTATTTAATAAAGTCCAAATTAAAGGTCAACCCGGTCATTTTATCCGGGAAGCAACATATTTAGAACTGCTACCAACTCCTGGTCGTAACCTCAAAGTCACAACAGAATGGCTAGCCGATAAATTATTCCACCGCCATCGCCCATTTTCCCACATGCAGCTAGGACAAACGCCTTGGCTGTCTGGAGTTGCAACTGTAGCAGCCGGACTAATTTTGTCAACTCCTCTCATTTGGCGAGCTGCTCAACCAACCCAATTTCAGCAAACCCTAAGTTGGACAGGCGTACCGACCTTACTCAATCAACTTGCGCCCCCTTCTCGATAA
- a CDS encoding DMT family transporter, which produces MIGLRRPHRLIQRISGQTYLWLAILIFGASSAVTRKLTEIGSHHFIDGRNPISLCNVLFVGNLCALMVLLLIYGRQWNKATLKQLSRKDWVGLTAVAILSGAVAPGLIFQALALTGVNNVILVGRLEPPLTLALSVWLLKERVNFWEFMGAIAAFVGVTLTILLQPPGETMMNMGGLQVGVGEILVAVGSMAVAVSTIIGKKYLSQIPLGIYSIFRTALGTVIFFFFALGLYGQDHFADVLSPFLWKWMFLYGTLIVVVGQSFWLKGLRSSTVSMASLVGSFTPIAGIVAAYLILGEAPTLAQYIGGSVILIGIFLSQVGIRRQASRRSAFSKVDSTQAEQKVEAGVGFKGI; this is translated from the coding sequence GTGATTGGACTAAGAAGACCACATCGCTTAATTCAAAGAATTTCGGGACAAACATACCTCTGGCTAGCAATCCTAATTTTTGGAGCATCTAGTGCAGTCACCCGCAAACTCACAGAAATTGGCTCTCATCATTTCATAGATGGTCGCAATCCAATTTCTTTGTGTAATGTTTTATTCGTGGGAAACCTTTGTGCTTTAATGGTCTTGCTGCTAATCTATGGGCGACAGTGGAACAAAGCGACTTTGAAGCAATTGTCAAGGAAGGATTGGGTTGGTTTAACAGCAGTCGCTATTTTATCAGGAGCAGTTGCTCCTGGCTTAATTTTCCAAGCACTAGCACTCACGGGGGTTAACAACGTCATCTTGGTTGGACGCTTGGAACCGCCTCTAACTCTAGCTTTATCAGTTTGGTTATTGAAGGAACGGGTAAATTTTTGGGAATTTATGGGGGCGATCGCAGCGTTTGTCGGCGTTACTCTCACTATTCTCCTTCAGCCTCCTGGGGAAACAATGATGAATATGGGAGGTTTGCAAGTGGGCGTAGGAGAAATTCTGGTAGCAGTAGGGTCTATGGCTGTTGCAGTTTCCACAATTATTGGCAAAAAATACCTCTCCCAAATCCCCTTAGGAATCTACAGTATCTTTCGTACTGCTTTAGGAACTGTCATATTTTTCTTTTTTGCTTTAGGGCTTTACGGTCAAGACCATTTTGCTGATGTACTCTCACCTTTTCTATGGAAATGGATGTTCCTTTATGGCACGTTGATTGTAGTGGTTGGTCAATCATTTTGGCTCAAAGGCTTGAGAAGCTCAACAGTATCTATGGCTTCTTTAGTTGGCTCTTTTACCCCTATTGCAGGAATTGTAGCAGCCTATTTAATTTTAGGCGAAGCTCCTACCCTAGCTCAATATATCGGCGGTAGCGTTATTTTAATTGGCATTTTCTTAAGTCAAGTTGGTATTCGTCGTCAAGCGTCTCGCAGAAGTGCCTTTTCCAAGGTTGATTCTACTCAAGCAGAACAAAAGGTGGAAGCTGGTGTAGGATTTAAAGGAATTTGA
- a CDS encoding sensor histidine kinase, producing MSFLDKLKRKLARVVGDRLDPSSLQFRLTVGVFVIFTIGLSSFTMWTSWEIKQFLIATYQQYGMSNDDHRLLIMIQSVGTMSILLLVTTTILTFIFVRRSLLPLQQMNQWAAIYAAELNPYQSQLSRTPSEVKALAQTWNKLLTRLSEVKEQQQQFTNDLAHELRTPLSMVYAYLQRTLQRSQNLTESQKEALEMAFSDAERMTYILQGLLELARASSSALPLQTEPLILNDVIADIAQMAEKFDHRAIHLKLASFPIKVKAEPNRLMQVLNHLIDNAFQYSDVGEAVTMQLAQIDGWAVIQVSDKGCGIPLSEQSRIFEPFYRVDPSRTRSTGGTGLGLPIVKRLVERMGGKIGIRSEPGHGSTFILRLPALGARI from the coding sequence ATGAGTTTTTTAGACAAGTTAAAGAGAAAATTAGCCAGAGTTGTTGGTGATAGACTCGATCCCTCATCGCTACAATTTCGCCTAACTGTTGGAGTCTTTGTTATCTTTACAATTGGATTAAGTAGTTTTACAATGTGGACAAGTTGGGAAATAAAACAGTTTCTCATCGCGACTTATCAACAATATGGTATGTCCAATGACGACCATAGGCTGTTAATTATGATTCAAAGTGTGGGAACTATGAGCATTCTGTTGCTTGTTACCACTACAATTCTCACGTTTATATTTGTCAGGCGATCGCTTTTACCATTACAACAAATGAATCAGTGGGCAGCAATTTATGCTGCGGAACTGAACCCATATCAGTCCCAGTTAAGTCGCACACCAAGCGAAGTGAAAGCCCTAGCCCAAACCTGGAATAAATTATTAACCAGGCTTTCCGAAGTTAAAGAACAGCAGCAACAGTTTACTAATGACTTGGCTCACGAGTTACGCACGCCTTTGAGCATGGTTTATGCTTATTTACAAAGAACTTTGCAACGCAGTCAAAATCTGACAGAATCGCAGAAAGAGGCTTTAGAAATGGCTTTTTCTGACGCAGAACGAATGACTTATATCTTGCAAGGCTTACTAGAATTAGCAAGGGCAAGTAGCAGTGCATTGCCCTTGCAAACGGAACCACTTATATTAAATGATGTAATTGCAGACATAGCACAGATGGCAGAAAAATTTGACCATCGGGCAATCCATCTAAAACTTGCCTCGTTTCCTATTAAAGTAAAAGCAGAACCCAATCGGTTAATGCAGGTGTTAAATCATTTGATTGATAATGCTTTTCAATATTCTGACGTGGGTGAGGCAGTGACAATGCAACTGGCTCAGATTGATGGTTGGGCAGTCATTCAAGTTAGCGACAAGGGCTGTGGCATTCCCCTGTCCGAGCAGTCCCGTATTTTTGAACCTTTTTACCGAGTCGATCCATCCCGTACCCGTTCGACAGGGGGAACAGGCTTGGGTCTACCGATAGTAAAACGTCTTGTGGAGCGCATGGGGGGCAAGATTGGAATTCGGTCAGAACCCGGTCATGGCAGCACTTTTATTTTAAGATTACCCGCATTAGGAGCAAGAATATGA
- a CDS encoding response regulator transcription factor, with protein sequence MTAHILLVEDEVKLARFVELELNSEGYKVSVAHDGITGLTLARESSPDLAILDWMLPGLTGLELCRRLRATGNKVPVILLTAKDEVSDRVAGLDAGADDYVVKPFSIEELLARIRAHLRRTQETEEDLLQFEDLKLNRTTREVFRGNRAIELTAKEFDLLEYLLSHPRQVFTRDLILEKVWGYDFMGDSNIIEVYVRYLRLKLEENNEKRLIHTVRGVGYALRE encoded by the coding sequence ATGACAGCACATATCCTCCTGGTTGAAGATGAAGTCAAACTAGCACGATTTGTTGAATTGGAACTTAACAGCGAAGGTTACAAGGTTAGTGTGGCGCATGATGGAATCACTGGTTTGACCTTAGCACGAGAATCGTCGCCAGATTTAGCAATTTTAGATTGGATGTTGCCTGGGTTAACCGGTTTGGAACTTTGTCGGCGGTTGCGGGCGACTGGGAACAAAGTGCCAGTAATTTTATTGACAGCAAAAGATGAAGTGAGCGATCGCGTTGCAGGTTTAGATGCGGGTGCTGACGATTATGTGGTTAAACCTTTCAGTATTGAAGAATTATTAGCCAGAATTCGCGCTCATTTGCGTCGCACTCAAGAAACAGAAGAAGATTTATTGCAGTTTGAGGACTTAAAGCTCAATCGCACCACGCGTGAAGTCTTTCGAGGTAATCGAGCCATTGAGCTAACAGCAAAAGAATTTGATTTATTGGAGTATCTCCTCAGCCATCCCCGTCAAGTGTTTACTAGAGATCTAATTTTAGAGAAAGTTTGGGGTTATGACTTTATGGGAGACTCCAATATTATTGAAGTTTATGTCCGCTACCTACGCCTCAAGCTCGAAGAAAATAATGAAAAGCGTTTGATTCATACGGTACGTGGTGTGGGGTATGCCTTGCGGGAGTAG
- a CDS encoding AAA-like domain-containing protein: MNADLVLDIVEKVLLSRQLSPIERVILRQSWQGKGYGEMAQDSGYGSNYFKEVGSQLWHDLSEAVGQKVTKKNLHLVLERYQQNQGETNEETKQSFLQAEPENTVVDLVEENTFYTTEKNSTDTRTEIEYPGGPVPLTSSLYINRLRIEELAYKEISKPGCLIRIKAPRKMGKSSLLNRMIARAQTSRYKIAYIDFQETDETLFTSLDKFLRWFCANVSRQLNLNSKLDDYWDEDMGSKVSCKIYFEEYLLEQINAPIVLALNEVNTLFEHLQIANDFLSMLRFWHEVGRTVEIWQNLRLVIVHSTEIHIPIKINQSPFNVGLSIKLPQFTLEEVQDLASRYGLNWIDSSASQQLMAMVGGHPYLINLAFYHLYLGEMTLQQLLETSPTAAGIYSNHLRNHLAMVREQPELASALLQVVTAHESVQLDALAAFKLESMGLIQLDGNQAKPSCQLYCLYFRQNLAEKHLETQLQQSTPEKQQVKLSNKLEQKVQSVSRTYIKQYLETSWQQWGKECLPLSLIVCEVDYFKWYNDTHGYVSGDGALQQITNAISQCIQQKQSSLVRYGGTKFAAILPHVNANEVVEVGESMRDRVKSLRIPYNLPGIDGLPSEVLSISVGVASVTPSSQNSPDLLINAAEEALFQAKRQGRDRVNVSSTLNEGVLLTQHILHFPRHS; this comes from the coding sequence ATGAATGCCGATCTAGTTCTAGATATTGTCGAAAAAGTACTACTATCTAGACAACTTAGCCCCATTGAACGAGTGATTTTGCGCCAATCATGGCAAGGCAAAGGCTATGGTGAAATGGCACAAGACTCTGGCTACGGTAGCAATTACTTCAAAGAGGTTGGCTCTCAATTGTGGCATGACCTGTCAGAAGCGGTAGGGCAAAAGGTGACCAAGAAAAATTTACATCTTGTTTTAGAACGGTATCAGCAAAACCAAGGAGAGACCAACGAAGAAACGAAGCAAAGCTTTTTACAAGCAGAACCGGAGAACACAGTTGTAGATTTGGTGGAGGAAAATACTTTTTATACAACAGAGAAAAATTCTACAGACACAAGAACGGAAATAGAGTACCCAGGTGGACCTGTACCGTTAACTTCTTCGCTCTACATAAATCGTCTGCGGATAGAAGAACTCGCATACAAGGAGATTAGCAAACCGGGATGCTTGATCCGTATTAAAGCCCCAAGAAAGATGGGCAAGAGTTCACTCCTCAACCGCATGATAGCTCGCGCTCAAACTTCTAGGTATAAAATTGCTTACATAGACTTTCAGGAGACGGACGAAACTCTATTTACGTCCCTCGATAAATTTTTGCGCTGGTTTTGTGCGAATGTCAGCAGACAGTTAAACCTCAACAGCAAGCTTGATGATTACTGGGATGAAGACATGGGTAGCAAGGTGAGCTGCAAAATTTATTTTGAGGAATATCTGCTCGAACAAATCAACGCTCCCATTGTTTTGGCATTAAATGAAGTCAACACACTTTTTGAGCATCTCCAGATAGCCAATGATTTTCTGTCGATGCTTCGGTTTTGGCATGAAGTGGGACGGACGGTAGAAATTTGGCAAAATCTCCGGTTGGTCATCGTTCATTCCACCGAAATACACATTCCTATCAAAATTAATCAATCTCCTTTTAATGTTGGGCTGTCAATTAAGCTGCCTCAGTTTACTTTAGAGGAAGTGCAAGATTTGGCATCGCGTTATGGATTGAATTGGATTGATAGCAGCGCCAGCCAACAACTGATGGCTATGGTAGGGGGACATCCCTATTTAATCAACTTGGCATTTTATCACCTCTATCTTGGAGAAATGACACTACAGCAATTATTGGAAACATCTCCAACAGCAGCTGGTATTTACAGCAATCATTTGAGAAATCATTTGGCAATGGTGCGAGAACAACCAGAACTAGCATCAGCACTACTACAAGTTGTCACTGCTCATGAAAGCGTGCAATTAGATGCCCTTGCTGCTTTTAAGTTAGAAAGTATGGGTTTGATTCAACTAGATGGCAACCAGGCTAAGCCAAGCTGCCAACTATATTGCCTCTATTTTCGCCAAAACTTAGCAGAAAAACATTTAGAAACTCAACTGCAACAATCAACTCCAGAAAAGCAACAAGTCAAACTCTCAAACAAATTAGAGCAAAAAGTTCAAAGTGTCAGCCGTACCTATATCAAGCAATATCTAGAAACATCTTGGCAGCAGTGGGGAAAAGAGTGTTTACCCCTGTCATTGATTGTGTGTGAAGTAGATTATTTTAAGTGGTACAACGATACACACGGTTATGTGTCTGGAGATGGTGCTTTGCAACAGATTACCAATGCCATAAGTCAGTGCATTCAGCAAAAGCAATCAAGCCTGGTGCGCTATGGGGGTACAAAATTTGCAGCAATATTGCCCCATGTGAATGCCAACGAAGTCGTGGAAGTTGGGGAAAGCATGCGAGATCGTGTTAAATCTTTGAGAATTCCATATAACTTACCGGGAATTGACGGATTGCCTTCCGAAGTGCTAAGCATCAGCGTTGGAGTTGCATCTGTCACACCAAGTTCTCAAAATTCACCAGATTTACTGATAAATGCTGCGGAAGAAGCACTGTTTCAGGCAAAAAGGCAAGGGCGCGATCGCGTTAATGTCAGTTCTACTTTAAACGAAGGAGTATTACTAACTCAACACATACTTCATTTTCCAAGGCATAGCTAA
- a CDS encoding proton extrusion protein PcxA gives MINSFYRQKIYPFLLKAYYRYLQTSERSLDKAYRAALQIKAIEDEHFNGNKIHLDSTIHSGSVTDYFESDLKRQLKIIRMRLTEFKFSRFFLDESNQKAAKQVGIEYSPPSLILEKLNFIDEVITKYNTFKPDEVAPNTLSPPSKIVPVELTLNPTKLKNPSKNKPDNTPRSKTNATGVLPRSIFNTITRLQIELDPNAEQDVVKNFRNTQKRTIISVRFLLLLIIVPILTHQISKALFVGPIVESYFSKHSEQAKIFLNYEMEEEALTELERFEERIKFKSLISNNEILSQEQMELEVKKKAREIAEEFQQESGNAIKNVFADILSVIAFTWLLLMSKREIAVLKDFFDHVVYGLSDSAKAFIIILFTDIFVGFHSPHGWEVILEGVSRHWGLPANHDFIFLFIATFPVILDTIFKYWIFRYLNRISPSAVATYHNMNE, from the coding sequence ATGATTAATTCTTTTTACCGCCAAAAAATTTACCCATTCCTATTGAAGGCTTATTACCGTTACTTACAAACATCAGAGCGTTCTCTAGATAAGGCATACAGAGCTGCCTTGCAAATCAAGGCAATAGAAGACGAGCATTTCAATGGTAATAAAATTCACTTGGATTCAACTATACATAGCGGTAGTGTTACGGACTATTTTGAGTCAGACCTGAAAAGACAATTAAAAATCATTCGGATGCGGTTGACAGAATTTAAGTTTAGCCGTTTTTTTCTGGATGAATCCAATCAAAAAGCTGCAAAGCAAGTGGGTATTGAGTACTCACCGCCTTCGCTTATTTTAGAAAAACTTAACTTCATTGATGAAGTCATAACAAAATATAACACTTTTAAGCCTGATGAAGTAGCGCCTAACACTCTCTCACCTCCGAGTAAAATTGTACCAGTAGAACTTACTTTAAATCCAACAAAACTGAAAAATCCTTCAAAAAATAAACCAGATAACACTCCTCGTAGTAAAACAAATGCCACTGGAGTGCTACCTCGTTCGATTTTTAACACTATCACTCGCTTGCAAATTGAGTTAGATCCAAATGCAGAACAAGACGTTGTTAAAAATTTCCGTAACACTCAAAAAAGAACCATAATATCTGTTAGGTTTCTTCTACTACTCATCATAGTTCCCATTTTAACCCATCAAATATCAAAAGCTTTGTTTGTAGGACCTATTGTTGAATCTTACTTTAGTAAACATTCCGAGCAAGCCAAAATCTTTCTCAACTATGAAATGGAAGAGGAGGCGCTGACAGAACTTGAAAGATTTGAAGAACGCATAAAATTTAAGAGTTTAATTAGCAATAATGAAATCTTGTCCCAAGAGCAGATGGAACTTGAGGTAAAAAAGAAGGCTCGCGAAATTGCTGAAGAATTTCAGCAGGAAAGTGGGAATGCTATCAAAAACGTTTTTGCAGATATATTATCAGTCATTGCTTTCACTTGGCTTTTACTTATGAGTAAGCGAGAAATTGCTGTACTGAAAGATTTCTTTGACCATGTTGTTTATGGTCTAAGTGATAGCGCCAAAGCTTTTATCATTATTCTATTTACTGATATCTTTGTAGGATTCCACTCTCCTCATGGTTGGGAAGTGATTCTAGAAGGTGTATCGCGACACTGGGGATTGCCAGCTAATCATGATTTCATCTTTCTCTTTATTGCTACATTTCCAGTCATCTTAGATACTATTTTTAAATACTGGATATTCCGCTACTTAAATCGCATCTCTCCTTCTGCTGTCGCTACCTATCACAATATGAATGAATAG
- the msrA gene encoding peptide-methionine (S)-S-oxide reductase MsrA, translating to MVLFGFGKKSTPITPEQALPGRTEEMPVPGQHYVLGNPLKPPFPEGMEMAIFGMGCFWGAERKFWQLEGVYTTAVGYAAGITPNPTYKEVCSGMTGHNEVVLVVYDPKVINYSQLLKVFWENHNPTQGMRQGNDVGTQYRSGIYVYSEDDKKLAEASRDAYQEALNKSGYGKITTEILDAPTFYYAEAYHQQYLAKNPNGYCGLGGTNVACPVGVVQ from the coding sequence ATGGTGTTATTTGGATTTGGTAAAAAATCAACCCCGATCACTCCCGAACAAGCGTTACCCGGACGGACAGAAGAAATGCCAGTACCCGGTCAGCACTATGTGTTAGGTAATCCACTCAAACCACCCTTTCCAGAGGGTATGGAGATGGCAATCTTCGGTATGGGTTGCTTTTGGGGAGCAGAACGTAAATTTTGGCAACTAGAAGGAGTTTATACCACAGCAGTTGGCTATGCTGCGGGAATCACTCCTAATCCCACTTATAAAGAAGTTTGTAGTGGAATGACCGGTCATAACGAAGTTGTGTTGGTGGTTTATGACCCCAAGGTCATTAACTACTCTCAGTTGCTAAAAGTTTTTTGGGAAAACCACAATCCCACTCAAGGAATGCGTCAGGGTAACGATGTTGGCACTCAGTATCGTTCGGGAATTTATGTCTATTCTGAAGACGACAAAAAACTAGCAGAAGCATCAAGAGACGCTTACCAAGAAGCCCTGAACAAGTCCGGTTATGGCAAAATTACGACTGAAATCCTTGATGCTCCAACATTTTATTACGCGGAAGCATACCACCAGCAATATCTTGCTAAAAACCCTAATGGATATTGTGGGTTAGGCGGAACAAATGTTGCTTGTCCTGTTGGAGTTGTACAGTGA
- a CDS encoding ribbon-helix-helix protein, CopG family has protein sequence MLAVKVEHWLLTFNEGLIEISITQLLCVSVCFYVFTLKTRNRAYDGDMAKVTVTLYIEEDDKEALQKLAEAEERSLSQMAVLILKQRLKPAQDEGKSRQLKVQGRNDAIFKQPGVSDSSAQYRTNSSELKPKGNVRLTAAYLQPHELQELAERIVELENAAAGSDLKFKVQIELHGAAQLSEEAMARLKEILQEITEDFKL, from the coding sequence GTGCTAGCCGTAAAAGTTGAGCATTGGCTTTTGACTTTTAATGAAGGATTGATAGAAATTAGCATAACACAGTTATTATGTGTTTCTGTGTGTTTTTATGTATTTACCCTCAAAACACGTAACAGAGCCTATGATGGGGATATGGCTAAAGTAACTGTGACTCTCTATATAGAAGAAGATGATAAGGAAGCCCTGCAAAAACTGGCGGAAGCAGAAGAGCGTTCCTTGTCTCAAATGGCGGTGTTAATTCTCAAACAAAGGCTCAAACCAGCTCAAGACGAAGGAAAAAGTCGTCAACTTAAAGTCCAGGGAAGGAATGATGCGATATTTAAACAACCTGGAGTTTCAGATTCATCTGCTCAATACCGAACCAATAGCTCAGAACTTAAACCAAAGGGGAATGTCCGCTTAACAGCAGCTTACTTGCAACCCCACGAACTTCAAGAGTTAGCTGAAAGAATTGTAGAACTTGAAAATGCAGCAGCTGGTAGCGATCTGAAGTTCAAAGTGCAAATTGAACTACATGGAGCAGCGCAGCTATCAGAGGAGGCAATGGCAAGACTTAAAGAAATACTTCAAGAGATTACTGAGGATTTTAAACTTTGA
- a CDS encoding cob(I)yrinic acid a,c-diamide adenosyltransferase has translation MTRNGIGIRTAQLRSSRLTGQIHVYDGAGKGKSQAALGVVLRSIGLGINARNNSNRVLLLQFLKGPERDYDEDGAIAALQSGFPHLIDQVRTGRAEFFGPDEITPYDRAEAARGWDVAKGAISSGLYSVVVLDEINPVLDLGLLPVDEVVRTLKSKPQELEIIATGRAAPQQLLDIADLHSEMKPHVHPTAKLQGIQGIEIYTGAGKGKSTSALGKALKAIGRGINHPGSTRVLIMQWLKGGTGYTEDAAIAALQKSYPEVVDHQRCGRDAIVWRNSRQQLDYVEAERGWEIAKTAIASGLYKTIILDELNPTVDLELLPIEPIVQALLRKPRDTEIIITGRCQHQPAYFDLASTHSEVYCHKHYANQGVELKRGVDF, from the coding sequence ATGACAAGAAACGGCATCGGTATCCGGACAGCACAATTGCGTTCCTCACGACTAACAGGTCAGATTCATGTTTATGACGGCGCGGGAAAGGGCAAGTCACAAGCTGCTCTGGGAGTCGTTTTACGCTCTATTGGCTTGGGAATTAATGCACGAAACAATTCTAACCGTGTTTTATTACTACAGTTTCTTAAAGGTCCAGAACGAGATTATGACGAAGACGGGGCTATTGCAGCATTGCAAAGCGGGTTTCCTCATCTGATCGATCAAGTCCGTACTGGTAGAGCAGAATTTTTTGGACCAGATGAAATTACGCCCTACGATCGCGCTGAAGCCGCACGGGGTTGGGATGTGGCTAAAGGTGCTATCTCCTCAGGTTTGTATTCAGTTGTTGTCTTAGACGAAATTAACCCAGTCCTGGATTTAGGTTTGCTTCCTGTTGATGAAGTTGTTCGGACGTTAAAATCTAAGCCCCAAGAATTAGAAATCATTGCGACTGGACGTGCTGCACCACAACAGTTACTCGATATTGCGGATTTACATTCAGAGATGAAACCTCACGTTCATCCAACAGCAAAATTGCAGGGAATACAGGGTATTGAAATTTACACCGGAGCGGGGAAAGGCAAGTCTACTAGTGCCTTGGGTAAAGCTCTAAAAGCAATTGGTAGGGGAATTAACCATCCAGGTTCTACCCGTGTATTAATTATGCAGTGGCTCAAAGGCGGTACTGGCTACACGGAAGATGCGGCTATAGCTGCTTTACAAAAGTCATATCCAGAAGTTGTAGACCATCAACGCTGTGGTCGAGATGCCATTGTTTGGCGAAACTCCCGCCAACAATTAGATTACGTAGAAGCTGAACGTGGTTGGGAAATTGCCAAGACTGCGATCGCGTCTGGTTTGTACAAAACCATTATTCTCGACGAGCTCAATCCCACCGTAGATTTAGAACTATTACCGATTGAACCAATTGTTCAAGCTTTACTCCGCAAGCCACGCGATACTGAAATTATTATCACCGGTCGCTGTCAACATCAGCCAGCATACTTTGACTTGGCCAGTACACACTCTGAGGTTTATTGTCACAAGCACTATGCCAACCAAGGTGTAGAACTCAAGCGTGGGGTAGATTTTTAA
- the fraC gene encoding filament integrity protein FraC — translation MFELPELPFPRIFPFGAILFNFLFLLVAIPIESFILNSRLRFDRKTSVFYAVAINLFSSVIGWVVFFFSEPILPIRIKSELINYIFFDRLQSGNIQSLIILTAFIIFFGTFLVKYILLRVLLMSLAEFGKAPPKETVPLRNSRRASKSKLQNSNVVTSVLIANALSYSFIVAVLFIRSFDL, via the coding sequence ATGTTTGAACTTCCCGAATTACCATTTCCCAGGATTTTCCCTTTTGGCGCAATTCTGTTCAATTTCTTATTTTTACTGGTAGCTATTCCTATAGAATCCTTCATTTTAAATTCAAGATTAAGATTTGATAGAAAAACGAGCGTTTTTTATGCCGTTGCAATCAATCTTTTTTCTAGTGTCATTGGTTGGGTCGTATTTTTCTTTTCAGAGCCGATACTACCGATACGGATAAAATCAGAACTCATTAACTACATTTTCTTCGATCGCTTACAATCAGGTAATATTCAATCTCTGATTATCTTAACGGCTTTTATTATTTTCTTTGGCACGTTCTTAGTCAAATACATTTTGTTAAGAGTCTTGCTAATGTCACTAGCAGAATTTGGAAAAGCTCCACCAAAAGAAACCGTACCATTGCGAAACTCTCGTCGTGCCTCTAAAAGCAAATTGCAGAATTCAAATGTAGTCACTAGCGTACTGATAGCAAATGCCCTCAGCTATAGTTTTATAGTTGCTGTTTTATTTATTCGTTCATTCGATCTCTAG